The Oryzias latipes chromosome 1, ASM223467v1 genome contains a region encoding:
- the plk1 gene encoding serine/threonine-protein kinase PLK1, with product MSAAIAKPAQPSGHVDPKSAPLKEIPEVLVDPRTLRRYSKGRFLGKGGFAKCFEITDMETKQVFAGKIVPKSLILKQHQREKMSSEISIHKSLNHANIVGFHGFFEDDDFVYVVLEICRRRSLLELHKRRKAVTEPEARYYMTQLLKGVHYLHSNKVIHRDLKLGNIFLNDDMEVKIGDFGLATKIEFDGERKKTLCGTPNYIAPEVLCKKGHSYEVDVWSLGCILYTLLVGKPPFETSCLKDTYNRIKKNNYTIPWQINPSASALIKRMLHADPAQRPTITDLQTDEFFTSGYVPLRLPTTCLTVPPRFSIAPSMAAELSQRRPLTAINNKAGTEKVDMKDEPAPLEAEPEECYLKDMLQQLNSIISAKPSEKAVIRQEEAEDPACIPIFWISKWVDYSDKYGLGYQLCDNSVGVLFNDFTRLIMYADGDSLQYIDKKAAESYLSVRSFPASLNKKITLLKYFRNYMSEHLLKAGANIARREGDELARLPYLCLWFRTKSAIILHLSNGTVQINFFQDHTKLILCPLMAAVTYINEKRDFRTYKLSLLEEFGCSKELASRMRYAKLMVEKLLETKPTPAAH from the exons ATGAGTGCTGCTATCGCAAAGCCGGCGCAGCCGTCCGGACACGTCGACCCAAAATCGGCTCCTCTGAAAGAAATCCCAGAGGTTTTGGTGGATCCCCGCACCCTGAGGAGATACTCCAAGGGCAGGTTCCTCGGCAAGGGGGGCTTCGCCAAATGCTTCGAAATTACAGACATGGAGACCAAGCAGGTTTTCGCTGGCAAAATAGTGCCCAAGTCGTTGATCCTGAAGCAGCACCAAAGGGAGAAGATGAGCTCGGAAATCTCCATTCACAAGAGCCTCAATCATGCTAACATCGTGGGCTTCCACGGCTTCTTTGAGGACGACGACTTTGTCTATGTGGTCCTGGAGATCTGCAGGAGAAGG TCCCTGTTGGAGTTGCACAAGCGCAGGAAGGCGGTCACGGAGCCGGAGGCTCGCTACTACATGACCCAGCTGCTGAAAGGGGTCCATTATCTGCACAGCAACAAGGTCATCCACAGAGACCTGAAACTGGGGAACATCTTCCTCAACGACGACATGGAAGTCAAGATAG GTGACTTTGGTTTGGCCACAAAGATTGAGTTTGATGGTGAACGGAAGAAGACCTTGTGTGGAACGCCCAACTATATCGCTCCGGAAGTGCTGTGCAAGAAAGGCCACAGCTATGAAGTGGATGTCTGGTCACTTGGGTGCATATT GTACACTTTGTTAGTCGGCAAGCCTCCGTTTGAAACCTCATGCCTGAAAGACACATACAACCGGATCAAGAAGAACAATTACACCATCCCCTGG CAAATCAACCCGTCAGCCTCGGCTCTCATCAAGAGGATGCTGCATGCCGATCCTGCCCAGAGGCCCACCATCACTGACCTGCAGACGGATGAGTTCTTCACATCGGGATACGTCCCCCTGCGGCTGCCCACCACTTGTCTCACTGTGCCCCCGCGGTTCTCCATTGCCCCCTCCATGGCTGCAGAGCTCAGCCAGAGGCGCCCCCTGACTGCCATAAACAACAAAG ccgGCACAGAGAAGGTGGACATGAAAGACGAGCCTGCTCCACT AGAGGCGGAGCCAGAAGAATGTTACCTGAAGGACATGCTGCAGCAGCTCAACAGCATCATCTCTGCCAAGCCTTCAGAGAAGGCGGTCATTCGGCAAG AGGAAGCAGAGGATCCTGCGTGTATTCCCATCTTTTGGATCAGTAAATGGGTCGACTACTCTGACAAATATGGATTAG GATACCAGCTTTGTGACAACAGTGTTGGTGTTCTATTCAACGATTTCACCCGACTCATCATGTATGCTGATGGCGACAGTCTGCAGTACATTGACAAGAAGGCTGCTGAGTCCTATTTAAGCGTTCGCTCATTCCCTGCTTCTCTCAACAAAAAG ATTACATTACTGAAATATTTCCGCAACTACATGAGTGAGCATCTCCTGAAAGCTGGTGCCAACATTGCGCGCCGTGAAGGTGATGAACTGGCCCGGCTGCCTTACCTCTGCCTCTGGTTTCGAACCAAGAGCGCCATCATCCTGCACCTCAGCAATGGAACGGTTCAGATCAACTTCTTCCAG GACCACACTAAGCTGATTCTGTGTCCACTGATGGCCGCGGTGACCTACATCAACGAGAAGCGAGACTTCCGCACCTACAAGCTCTCCCTGCTGGAGGAGTTTGGTTGTAGCAAAGAACTAGCCAGTCGCATGCGTTACGCCAAACTCATGGTGGAGAAGCTGCTAGAAACCAAACCAACGCCCGCTGCTCATTAG
- the LOC101170402 gene encoding fascin — MSSNSAEGDMLQIPLGLINGAGKYLTAEMFGFKINASASSLKKKQTWTLEQTGEDGSVVFLLSHLGRYLATDKDGNVTADSETRGRDCRFVITAHEDGRWSLQSEPHGRFLGGSEDRITCFAQSASPTERWSVHLAVHPQVNLYSFARKRYAHLSAPGEVAIDRDFPWGVDSLVTLVYRDQRYHLETSDNRFLRNDGSLSTKTDKDTGYMLEFRSGKVLFRDCNGRYLAPSGPSGTMKSGRGSRGGKDELFNLERSLAQVVLTAGNERNVSTRQGMDLSANQDEEGDQEVFQLEMSRDDRKCAFKTAAGKYWTLTVTGGLQCTASTKSANSYFDLAWRDGRVCIRAANGKYVTAKKNGQLAATVDNAGEAEQFLMKLINRPIIVLRGEHGFIGARKPGLPTLDSNRASYDVFQLEFHNGAYSFKDSQGKYWCIGDDTAIVCNSSTPVQFLLEFCDPNKMAIRVVGGKYLKGDHAGALKASADSLDSASLWEY; from the exons ATGTCTTCTAACAGCGCAGAGGGGGACATGCTGCAGATCCCTCTGGGACTCATCAACGGTGCGGGCAAGTATCTGACGGCGGAGATGTTCGGCTTCAAGATCAACGCCTCGGCCAGCAGCCTGAAGAAGAAGCAGACGTGGACTCTGGAGCAGACCGGGGAGGACGGCAGTGTGGTGTTCCTCCTTTCCCACCTGGGCCGCTATCTCGCCACGGACAAAGACGGCAACGTGACCGCCGACAGCGAGACGCGCGGCCGCGACTGTCGCTTCGTCATCACGGCGCACGAGGACGGGCGGTGGTCGCTGCAGTCCGAGCCCCACGGCCGCTTCCTCGGCGGCAGCGAGGACCGGATAACCTGCTTCGCTCAGAGCGCCTCTCCCACGGAGAGATGGAGCGTTCACCTGGCCGTGCACCCCCAGGTCAACCTGTACAGCTTTGCGCGCAAGCGCTACGCCCATCTGAGCGCGCCCGGAGAGGTGGCAATAGACCGGGACTTCCCCTGGGGGGTTGACTCCCTGGTGACCCTGGTCTACCGGGATCAGCGATACCACCTCGAGACCTCAGACAACCGCTTCCTGCGCAATGACGGCAGCCTGTCCACCAAGACGGACAAAGACACCGGCTACATGCTGGAGTTCCGCTCGGGGAAGGTGCTGTTCCGCGACTGCAACGGCCGCTACCTGGCCCCTTCAGGTCCCAGCGGAACAATGAAGTCTGGGAGAGGCAGCCGCGGGGGGAAGGATGAGCTGTTTAACCTGGAGCGCAGCCTGGCGCAGGTCGTGCTGACTGCGGGCAACGAGAGGAACGTCTCCACGAGGCAAG GCATGGATCTGTCTGCTAATCAGGATGAGGAAGGTGACCAAGAAGTCTTCCAGTTGGAGATGAGCCGTGATGACAGGAAGTGTGCCTTTAAAACTGCTGCTGGAAAATACTGGACACTGACAGTAACTGGAGGACTGCAGTGCACTGCCTCCACCAA GTCTGCCAACAGTTACTTTGATCTGGCGTGGCGTGATGGTCGGGTGTGCATTCGTGCAGCCAATGGCAAGTATGTGACAGCAAAGAAGAACGGGCAGTTGGCTGCTACCGTTGACAATGCAG GGGAGGCTGAACAGTTCCTGATGAAGCTAATTAACCGTCCAATCATCGTCCTCCGTGGAGAGCATGGTTTCATTGGGGCGCGTAAACCTGGATTGCCAACACTGGACTCCAATAGAGCATCCTATGATGTTTTCCAACTAGAGTTTCATAATGGTGCTTATTCTTTCAAAG ATTCCCAGGGCAAATACTGGTGTATTGGAGACGACACAGCCATTGTGTGCAACAGCTCCACACCTGTTCAGTTCCTGCTTGAATTCTGTGATCCAAACAAGATGGCCATCAGGGTTGTTGGGGGAAAATACCTAAAAGGTGACCATGCTGGAGCCCTGAAGGCCAGTGCAGACTCCCTGGATAGTGCATCTCTGTGGGAATACTGA
- the palb2 gene encoding partner and localizer of BRCA2 codes for MNNKAGDILQCEKQLRDALHSDDKEKLRRKLALLKREYVKTAQRLQRAERLEAVRKHVRSRISEQNQLDHHSGSEDATASRVNSPSLILSTTNAEDQGSAQAQEHDPPDSDPSRRSQVIRFILPSESSPQPPDSCHDSGRGHRPSSALRLRSRRSRLRWERRSAEADHSAGVNLKAPEPSESIQGAITAEEEETVNWRGADTVNESEEKLSGQDSDSPSLLLTHWSAHKKAENGEEEKTENWKRQEKREDKTDVVRESPCEYLSSTEGGRLSVENREEGGVRKDEEEKKTCKGEENKKAEQTETVEDEKKFEKSQTSGDEKSLLDSCTLVEGLLFPVEYYVRTTRRMTSSQSQPDIQAVLFSQLSVGRQRRSRGRRSGTCSSSQRRTPSSPATSSTPPLPLNPSVVQPDSASAGDSLMASYAGLSPTVKPACPQRGRNKRRGRGRGRPQTPKYSIKCQDPQVVVTPDNVTSLYSLSQSLSRADGPNPIFISQKGVKEIDINPPVSASITASSQSSSGVAAVQSGSVSAQVEQVYPIFMKHSFKRKTPQQTIRGPSDWTSLLLPPASSPVQTPLLSLPPTSLCSLVGSLKSVDIHQDFHLPDEHFASLKLHKLRQVAVESGVEHFSTPSRNTRSSLRRSDFSDSWTTVPLLPTSSPTAAEMPLSDEKHKAADLPSFLPHCSENLTETLSSSSFTKEQTEGVENFEKVMVVVMQEIPEEPETIAAQVNIQCSLSAGNIHRSPTTDQMVPHPKISDPQTRSEQVSSEEQADDRGEGGAVQDQRSVAPEEKSRAEIQNFDWCGKEIPEEPPNTSTCSQDDEDEGEAAVNVQNALDPLDSKEPHLNLCEEKLPENKPMCATQLPDLLLTSHIPSAPCPFLSPRLPSTLLSSPALPSLGLTPHPAAGSLPLTLSPSAPSLSLPPPHSPSAQALPPPALSPCPSFPIESAVCPPLPCAQRHSSGSPTPTETPTMRRTLTLKAAAGGLLVDVCCFLRASGDLCVAAAGKWAVCLWSQSSASDWSLKHTWTFSEPVINVFPVLDAAGLICVTLGQLEIREVRVLSCSSLMQMLICEGVIQVVVGVSRSRVVTSSCSTMGSTLQVFALSDSSRSQRGQPLESPGVCVSALAPVDGLPDALIATDEDGRLFIWNTKTGQLLCKVQLEQSLSHSACLRGFSVSGALLVLLQHQHLSLPQEEDKTNLREDTPSEEPEMALFSLVATNPQTGRSVLVTQLTPPNAWHSRLFEADVNHSRVAALSPSGGVCVWGLGRGGGPQTLKAPEGEDWQLARWGEEDTLVIGHQNGDVSLYCCSADPTSSCL; via the exons ATGAACAATAAAGCTGGAGATATCCTGCAATGTGAGAAGCAGCTAAGAGACGCATTACACAGCGATGACAAGGAGAAG CTGCGGAGGAAGTTGGCTCTGTTGAAAAGGGAGTATGTGAAGACAGCGCAGAGGCTGCAG CGTGCTGAGCGTCTGGAGGCTGTGAGGAAGCATGTCAGGAGTAGGATCTCTGAACAGAACCAGCTGGATCATCACAGCGGTTCTGAGGATGCAACTGCATCACGTGTCAACTCTCCATCGTTGATACTCAGCACCACCAATGCAGAAGATCAAGGCTCAGCCCAGGCTCAGGAGCATGATCCTCCAG ATTCTGATCCATCACGGAGAAGCCAGGTGATCAGGTTTATCCTCCCTTCTGAATCGTCCCCACAACCTCCGGATTCCTGCCACGACTCGGGTCGAGGTCACAGACCCAGCTCTGCCCTGCGCCTCCGGTCCAGGCGGAGCCGCCTTCGCTGGGAAAGGAGGAGTGCTGAGGCTGACCACAGCGCAGGCGTCAACCTGAAAGCACCAGAGCCGAGCGAGTCCATACAAGGTGCCATAACGGCTGAAGAAGAAGAGACGGTCAATTGGAGAGGGGCGGATACTGTGAATGAAAGCGAAGAGAAGCTTTCTGGTCAGGATTCCGACTCTCCGTCTCTTCTGCTCACACACTGGAGTGCGcacaaaaaagctgaaaatggaGAGGAAGAGAAAACTGAAAACTGGAAACGCCAAGAGAAAAGGGAAGACAAGACTGATGTAGTGCGTGAAAGCCCGTGTGAATATTTATCATCCACTGAAGGGGGGAGACTAAGTGTGGAAAACAGAGAAGAGGGGGGTGTtagaaaagatgaagaagaaaaaaagacatgtaaaggggaggaaaacaaaaaagctgagcaaacagaaacGGTAGAGGATGAAAAGAAATTTGAAAAGAGTCAGACCTCCGGTGATGAAAAGAGTCTTCTGGACTCCTGCACACTAGTGGAGGGACTCCTTTTCCCCGTGGAGTATTACGTTCGGACCACCAGACGCATGACCTCCTCGCAAAGCCAACCTGACATCCAAGCTGTCCTCTTCTCCCAGCTGAGCGTAGGACGCCAGCGCAGGAGTCGAGGCCGCCGCAGTGGAACCTGCAGCAGTTCACAGCGCCGCACTCCCTCCTCCCCAGCGACTTCATCCACCCCTCCACTTCCTCTGAACCCCTCCGTCGTTCAGCCCGACAGTGCATCAGCTGGGGACAGTCTGATGGCCTCTTATGCCGGGTTGTCCCCCACAGTCAAGCCTGCGTGTCCACAGAGAGGCCGGAATAAGAGAAGAGGTCGGGGACGGGGGAGACCTCAGACCCCAAAATACTCCATTAAATGTCAGGACCCTCAGGTTGTAGTGACCCCAGACAATGTCACCTCTTTATATTCTCTATCCCAGTCTCTCTCTAGGGCTGATGGACCAAACCCCATTTTCATTTCCCAAAAAGGTGTTAAGGAAATAGATATAAATCCGCCGGTTTCAGCCAGCATCACCGCTTCTTCCCAGTCATCCTCAGGGGTAGCAGCAGTTCAGTCTGGTTCTGTGTCTGCACAGGTGGAACAGGTCTACCCCATTTTTATGAAGCACAGCTTCAAAAGGAAAACACCGCAACAGACGATCAGAG GCCCATCGGACTGGACGTCTCTCCTCCTGCCTCCTGCCTCCTCGCCTGTTCAGACCCCCCTGCTCTCCCTCCCACCCACCTCTCTTTGCTCGCTTGTCGGCAGCCTGAAAAGCGTGGACATTCACCAAGATTTTCACCTCCCAGACGAGCACTTTGCCTCCCTGAAATTGCACAAACTTCGACAAGTGGCAGTGGAGTCCGGAGTCGAGCACTTCTCTACGCCGTCTCGCAACACCCGCAGCAGCCTCCGGCGCTCTGACTTCAGCGATTCTTGGACGACCGTCCCTCTGTTGCCCACGTCCTCGCCCACTGCTGCAGAAATGCCTCTATCAGATGAGAAGCACAAGGCTGCTGATCTGCCCTCCTTCCTGCCTCATTGCTCAGAAAATCTCACTGAAACACTGAGTAGCAGCTCCTTCACCAAGGAGCAGACTGAGGGAGTGGAGAACTTTGAAAAGGTGATGGTGGTTGTGATGCAGGAAATCCCTGAAGAACCTGAAACCATAGCTGCACAGGTTAATATCCAGTGCAGCTTATCAGCTGGGAACATCCACAGATCTCCAACCACTGACCAGATGGTGCCTCATCCCAAAATCTCTGACCCACAAACACGCAGTGAACAAGTTTCATCTGAAGAGCAAGCAGACGATCGTGGAGAAGGCGGTGCTGTTCAGGATCAGAGGTCTGTGGCCCCTGAAGAAAAATCCAGAGCTGAGATTCAAAACTTTGATTGGTGTGGGAAGGAAATCCCAGAAGAACCTCCCAACACGAGCACATGTTCTCAAGATGATGAAGACGAAGGAGAGGCTGCGGTGAATGTCCAAAATGCTCTGGATCCTCTAGATTCTAAGGAACCACACTTAAACCTCTGTGAGGAGAAACTGCCTGAAAACAAGCCCATGTGTGCCACCCAGCTCCCTGATCTCCTGCTGACTTCACATATTCCTTCAGCACCGTGTCCATTTCTTAGCCCCCGCCTGCCTTCCACTCTGCTCTCCAGCCCAGCCCTGCCCTCTCTGGGACTCACCCCTCACCCTGCTGCCGGCAGCCTCCCCCTGACTCTGTCCCCCTCTGCTCCTTCTCTGAGTTTGCCTCCTCCTCACAGTCCATCTGCACAGGCTCTCCCACCTCCCGCTCTGTCTCCCTGCCCGTCCTTCCCCATTGAATCTGCCGTTTGCCCGCCTCTGCCCTGCGCTCAGCGCCACAGCTCAGGGAGTCCAACGCCCACCGAGACGCCCACAATGAGGCGCACACTCACACTTAAG GCGGCAGCAGGAGGGCTGCTGGTGGACGTTTGCTGTTTTCTCCGAGCTTCTGGGGATCTATGTGTCGCAGCTGCAGGGAAGTGGGCCGTGTGTCTGTGGAGCCAAAGTTCTGCGTCTGACTGGAGCTTAAAGCACACCTGGACCTTCAGTGAA CCGGTGATCAACGTCTTTCCTGTCCTGGATGCTGCAGGGCTGATCTGTGTGACCCTTGGTCAGTTGGAAATTAGAGAAGTCAG AGTGCTCTCATGCTCCAGCCTCATGCAGATGCTGATATGTGAGGGGGTCATCCAGGTGGTGGTGGGCGTGTCTAGATCCAGGGTGGtcacctcctcctgctccacCATGGGCTCCACCCTGCAGGTGTTTGCTCTGTCGGACAGCAGCAG GTCACAGAGGGGTCAGCCTCTGGAGTCTCCTGGCGTTTGTGTCAGCGCACTCGCTCCGGTCGACGGACTCCCTGATGCTCTGATCGCCACAGATGAAGATGGACGTCTTTTCATCTG gaATACAAAGACCGGGCAGCTGCTTTGCAAAGTCCAGTTGGAGCAGAGTTTATCCCACAGCGCCTGTCTCAGAGGATTCTCTGTGTCT GGAGCTTTGTTGGTCCTCCTCCAGCATCAGCATCTCAGCTTACCTCAGGaagaagacaaaacaaatcTTAGAGAGGATACACCTTCAGAAGAGCCCGAGATGGCGTTGTTCTCTCTGGTCGCCACTAACCCTCAGACTGGAAGGTCTGTTCTGGTCACTCAGCTGACTCCGCCCAACGCGTGGCACAGCAG GCTGTTTGAAGCTGACGTCAACCATTCCCGCGTGGCGGCGCTGAGTCCGAGCGGcggtgtctgtgtgtgggggCTTGGCCGAGGGGGGGGCCCTCAGACGCTGAAGGCTCCAGAGGGGGAGGACTGGCAGCTGGCGCGCTGGGGAGAGGAGGACACGCTGGTGATTGGACATCAAAACGGCGATGTGTCTCTGTACTGCTGCAGCGCCGACCCGACCTCCTCCTGCCTGTAG